Proteins encoded by one window of Aphis gossypii isolate Hap1 chromosome X, ASM2018417v2, whole genome shotgun sequence:
- the LOC114124869 gene encoding uncharacterized protein LOC114124869: MTKQPQGEDKKVTEMGFTPTPRPGGFLKIKLDVKEKKNKVLQFDQYQNIISRVEDMEKNKFRTEKTVVKNPTPPTITPIRNLNLPKISQESLFDKCLIENEDSGETQNEYEKWLDETAPANDTNLMDNLEEAINFIVLLASKPEADSSDFDEMQAISVVQFLRTIKTPNGVYEPNNLRLMEYIDKKGEEFHKQ; this comes from the exons atgactaaGCAACCACAAGGAGAAGACAAAAAAGTTACTGAAATGGGTTTtac GCCAACTCCACGACCTGGTGGTTTTTTGAAGATCAAATTagatgtaaaagaaaaaaagaataaagtaCTCCAATTCGAtcaataccaaaatataataagcagAGTAGAGGATATGGAAAAGAATAAATTTAGAACTGAAAAGACGGTGGTTAAAAACCCAACGCCGCCAACGATAACCCCGatcagaaatttaaatttgccaAAAATTTCTCAGGAATCGCTGTTTGACAAATGTCTTATTGAGAATGAAGATagtg gtgaAACGCAAAATGAGTACGAAAAATGGTTAGATGAAACTGCACCAGCTAATGACACCAATCTTATGGATAATCTCGAAGAAGCGATTAATTTCATAGTACTTTTAGCATCTAAGCCAGAGGCAGATTCCAGCGATTTTGATGAAATGCAAGCCATTTCAGTAGTACAATTTTTACGTACCATTAAAACACCTAATGGTGTATATGAGCCTAACAATTTACGATTGATGGAGTACATTGACAAAAAAGGCGAAGAATTTCACAaacaataa
- the LOC114124864 gene encoding D-beta-hydroxybutyrate dehydrogenase, mitochondrial, producing the protein MSIMEIFQIINVKNHYLIKSCLVISLVTVTTWITKILRKNNKIRQNDNARQFISDKITSIPLIIITGCDTGLGYSIVMRYLKGNYINENQKNGKIHDLLFFSNKSLIIPNRIAIVAFCLNLNSPGAKCLHQLSLKNNNIQLFVKQLDLTDTDSIKTGVNFINDLLQQNIDIIGSHNKTFCLKYELHALVNNAARMVMAEYEWQTPKMIKQQFEVNILGPLMLTGMLLPIFRKDKSRVINVISHCAYLPLPGVSLYGATKAAVRAWTMGSRVELESHGIKMITFSPGSFYLHSSIMNGEQRIIDYKDMCDNMNKEQLAYYGAYMQAYQNYLSTIDPYINPPEITIPSTNKIYSLMDSALWAVKPKAEYNVPEPWRYRIYFAIAWTLSSLGLHYFKDKVVRRFVATPQFHNISSQVKNVK; encoded by the exons ATGTCGATCatggaaatatttcaaattattaatgtaaaaaaccattatctaataaaaagttGTTTGGTAATATCTTTAGTTACTGTTACAACTTGGATAACAAAAATTCTAaggaaaaataacaaaataagacAGAACGACAATGCCCGACAATTTATTAGCGATAAAATAACTTCAATtccattgattattataacaggTTGTGATACAGGTCTTGGATATTCAATTGTTATGAGATATTTAAAaggcaattatattaatgaaaatcaaaagaaTGGTAAAATACAtgatttactatttttcaGTAATAAATCACTAATAATCCCAAATAGAATTGCAATAGTTGCATTTTGTTTGAATCTTAATAGTCCAGGCGCTAAATGTTTACATCAACtatcacttaaaaataataacattcaatTGTTTGTTAAACAATTGGATTTAACTGATACTGATTCTATTAAAACTGGagtgaattttattaatgatttacttCAACAAAACATTGATATAATTGGTTCacacaataaaacattttgtttaaagtaTG AACTACATGCATTAGTCAATAACGCAGCTCGAATGGTGATGGCAGAATATGAATGGCAAACaccaaaaatgataaaacagcAATTTGAAGTTAATATTTTGGGTCCATTAATGTTAACTGGAATGCTATTGCCAATATTTCGTAaagataaaa GTCGTGTGATAAATGTAATTAGTCATTGTGCCTATCTCCCACTTCCTGGAGTATCTCTATATGGTGCAACAAAAGCTGCTGTACGTGCATGGACAATGGGATCAAGAGTTGAACTTGAAAGTCATGGTATAAAAATGATCACATTTTCCCCAG gGTCATTTTATCTCCATTCCTCTATTATGAATGGCGAACAaagaataattgattataaggATATGTgcgataatatgaataaagagCAATTGGCTTATTATGGTGCTTATATGCAAGCCTATCAAAATTACCTGAGTACAATTGACCCATATATTAATCCTCCAGAAATTACCATTCCaagtactaataaaatatacagtctGATGGATAGTGCATTGTGGGCAGTCAAACCCAAGGCTGAGTATAATGTACCTGAACCTTGGCggtatagaatttattttgctattgCTTGGACTCTATCATCATTAGGATTACATTATTTCAAAGATAAAGTTGTACGTCGTTTTGTGGCTACACCAcagtttcataatatttcaagtcaagttaaaaatgttaaataa